Within Candidatus Stygibacter australis, the genomic segment GAACAATAAGTCAAGTATGTATTATGTGGAACGAAATATGCTTATGATAGAAATAACAAAGGGTGACAAAGTAAACATAAGTGAGAAAGGGCTTAGCTGAGTAAAGGCAACAAAAAGAAAATAAAACTTGACAAGGGATTGGATGTTTATAGCTATTTGCTTTGAGTAAAACATTTATTTTGCTGGAGGTTTACGATGAGAGTGTTATTTGTTATTTTATTTTTGATCATGTTACCAGTACTGCTGTCTGCTGAATTTGAATCGCTGCAAACAGTCATTGATTTAGGCGGTGTTGAATATTTTTATTATGATAACTCAGGTGGCTGCAGTATTGCGGGAGATTACGTAAGCTATGCAGTGGTGAAAATTAATCTGACAGATGATGTGAGCTGGCTGGAAATATATCGTTCGGATGACGGCGGCGAAAGTTTCACCGTCAGTGAAGTGATAAGTTGGGATAGTTTACCGGAGATATTAGAAATTAACTGGTATATTACGGCAGATAATTATTATCAGAAGCCAGTAATATTTACTTCAGAGACGGGAAGTTTACAGATATTTTATGAAGATGTTGAAACAGGCGAATCGATGTTAGCAAGTGCTGAAGAATACTGGGGCGTGTTCAATATTACGGCATCACCATTTACAGATATGTATAATGACCCTTTTTTATGGCAGGATGGAGAAGAATTATGGAGCCTGGGTTTATCGCCCAGCTCCATTCCGGTATGTTGTTTTCAGTCTTATATGGGCAGGATGATCAGCGTGAATAGTACCGAGGAATCCTGGGATGTTCTCATGTTTTGGGGACCAGATGTATTTGATGGCGAAGTATATACTAATTCTGATATCTGGATACGTCAGATTGGTGGAGGAACAAATAACTGCTGGCCCACAATGAATGGATTAGTTATTAGTGGTGAAACAATAATGGATTTTGCAACAGGGGCTCCGGCAGTAAATAGTGCACCAATGGAAGATATATTTACGAGTGGATACCTGGAAGAATATGTAGCAGAAATGGGTGAGATAGAATTACAAGGAGCCGAGGAAGTGCGTGAGAACGGTTTTATACTGGATGCTTCAGCAGATAGGGACATTCTATTTGCCAAGATAGATGGCACAACAGCAACCTGCCGTTATGCTGATATTCTATATGAAGAGATGGAATTTACGGTTTATAACAGCTATCCTGACCCAATGCATCCAGAGTGGAGTATTGGAGATCCTATCTGGACGAATGTAGTGCAGGTGCCGCACATAGAGTGGGAAGATACTACATTTAATTTATCAGTGATTAATAGTTCAGTATTCTGTTATTGTGAGCTTTGGATAGAAGGAAGTGTGAGTGGAAATATGACCTGGGCATCTGCTGATACTATATATATCACAGATGATATCACATACACGAGTTTAACACCAGGGGAGGAAGTTCCTTTTGATTGTACTGATATGTTTGGCTTGATATCGGAGAAGAGCATTTTGATCAAATACAAGCACTGGGATCCTGATACGGAAGAGATAGAATCACCGAATTGTGATGATGTAATGCTATATGGCGCATATGCCGCATGTGGTGTAGCAGATCCCAATTCTGCTTACCCAGGCTATGAAGAGGGAGTATTCAGTTTTGAATATCAGCATCCTCATGGCAGCACGCCAGATTTTATGGGAGTGAGTCCTTTTACTGGTAATGATACTTTATTCAGTTACATTGATCTTCATAAATATGTGATGCCACCGGCAGAAGGCTATACTGGTGATCCGGAATTTATCTTACATTCCAATCATCCTGTTGTCGGTTATCCCTCCTGCGGGTACCCTTACGAAAACCCTGATTATGAGCAGGCAGAAGTTGCTCCTTATGGCACAGATAAGCCATTTTATAATCCTGTGTGGCCCGAAAGCAGTGAAGATATAGGATTTGAACGAGGATATTTAAATATTTATGGTTCAGTAGCTCAGCGTAGGGGTGGATTTTCCCACAGGAGTGGAATGGATCCTTCGAATCATGATGATAATTGTCTGATAGATGAGGGAGAGCATTTATATGGGGGAACTCATGAATCTGTGGGGTATGTGAAGACGTTTCATTATGATGAAAGGATGAATTATGAGATATACCCAGTAGATTTTACGGAAGTAGATAATTATTTTAAACAGTACAGCAGCAATTTTATGAGAAGTGATTTTGATATGGGTGAAGTCGACGAGATGGGTGATATGGAAATGAAAGCCTGGATATATCCGAAATTATTATCAGCAGATAATGAAGGTGATGAATATGTGGCACTTACGTATCAAGATCCAGATATAGCTCAGATCGTTTATAGTGAAGCTGGTGAGATATATAAGGAATTAGTAGGTTTTGAAGAATTGGATTACGAAATCAGAGAGGTTTATCGAGACGGAGATATGATCTATATTGAGACAAAAGAGTATTTATATAGCTATCAGTTAGGGAACAGTGGTCCACTGGAAGTGGTTGAAGAGATACTAGAGCCAGAGCAGTGGCATGGGGTGGAATGGAATTCTGCCGGAGTGGGGATATTGATGAAGATAGGAGAAGGCGATAATAACATTAATATTGAAAAGTACAATACAGAAACTGATGAATTTGAGCAACTTGTTAATTATGATCTTCCATCAGCAGAAATACTTAATGAGCTTTATGATGAGCTTGATTTTGCCTATCACGTGGTTGGAAATGGTAATGTAGTGGCAACTTATGCTCGTAGTGCAGATACAGAAGAATATTATCAGGAGCTTTATCAGATGCGGGGAGAGATTAGTATATTACCGGAAGGAGATGATGACCTGGTACCGCTGGCAAATGATCT encodes:
- a CDS encoding T9SS type A sorting domain-containing protein, with the translated sequence MRVLFVILFLIMLPVLLSAEFESLQTVIDLGGVEYFYYDNSGGCSIAGDYVSYAVVKINLTDDVSWLEIYRSDDGGESFTVSEVISWDSLPEILEINWYITADNYYQKPVIFTSETGSLQIFYEDVETGESMLASAEEYWGVFNITASPFTDMYNDPFLWQDGEELWSLGLSPSSIPVCCFQSYMGRMISVNSTEESWDVLMFWGPDVFDGEVYTNSDIWIRQIGGGTNNCWPTMNGLVISGETIMDFATGAPAVNSAPMEDIFTSGYLEEYVAEMGEIELQGAEEVRENGFILDASADRDILFAKIDGTTATCRYADILYEEMEFTVYNSYPDPMHPEWSIGDPIWTNVVQVPHIEWEDTTFNLSVINSSVFCYCELWIEGSVSGNMTWASADTIYITDDITYTSLTPGEEVPFDCTDMFGLISEKSILIKYKHWDPDTEEIESPNCDDVMLYGAYAACGVADPNSAYPGYEEGVFSFEYQHPHGSTPDFMGVSPFTGNDTLFSYIDLHKYVMPPAEGYTGDPEFILHSNHPVVGYPSCGYPYENPDYEQAEVAPYGTDKPFYNPVWPESSEDIGFERGYLNIYGSVAQRRGGFSHRSGMDPSNHDDNCLIDEGEHLYGGTHESVGYVKTFHYDERMNYEIYPVDFTEVDNYFKQYSSNFMRSDFDMGEVDEMGDMEMKAWIYPKLLSADNEGDEYVALTYQDPDIAQIVYSEAGEIYKELVGFEELDYEIREVYRDGDMIYIETKEYLYSYQLGNSGPLEVVEEILEPEQWHGVEWNSAGVGILMKIGEGDNNINIEKYNTETDEFEQLVNYDLPSAEILNELYDELDFAYHVVGNGNVVATYARSADTEEYYQELYQMRGEISILPEGDDDLVPLANDLSIYPNPFNPELTVHYNLEEAQRVEIAIYNLRGEKVKTLLNEQVATGAGEKVWDGSNSQGSACGSGVYFVQMKAGEQQLMLKAVLLK